The genome window CTTGTTCTGCAGTCGTCGGAACGGTGCGGAATAAATCAGTCGGTCGCTGTCACGCTTGAATTCAGAGCGGTCGTCGTGTCGAAGGGCGTGACGTTCTTCTTGTCCGAGACGCTTGTTGGATATGAGTTGTTGCCAGTTCATTGGTGTTGGGTGTTGGGTGTTGGGTGATGAATGTTGGGTGATGATGAAATCTGTTGATGATTAGTTGGGGGCTTCAAAGCTACACACAAAAGTAATTAAAATTGGCTAAAAACAAGTTTTTTACTTGATAAAATGTATGAATGTGGCTTTAATTGCTTAATTTTGTACCTTATTATATGGCAATGACACAGATAAAAGTAATCAATAAAGGGCATCAGGAGCTTCCTGTTTATGCCACTTCACAGAGTGCGGGGATGGATCTCCGCGCTAATATCGACACACCTATTGTACTGCAACCAATGGAACGGAGACTTGTTCCTACAGGACTTTATATAGCTCTCCCAGTAGGTTTTGAGGCACAGGTGCGCCCCCGTAGCGGTCTTGCTCTGAAGCACGGGCTGACCGTTCTTAACTCTCCCGGTACGATTGATGCCGATTATCGTGGTGAAATCATGGTGCTACTCATTAATTTCTCCAATGAACCATTCCCCATCAACGACGGTGAACGTATTGCACAGATGGTCATTGCACGTCATGAACAGGCTGAGTTCGTTGAGGTAGAAACACTTGATGAGACCGAACGCGGTGAAGGTGGATACGGTCATACGGGCGTGAAGTGAAGATAAAGAAAGGATTTGTAAATGTTCGATAACGTTATATTGAAAGGCACAAAGATGCGCCATACCCTCCTTGCTCTTGCTTTGTTAGGTGGCTCGCTGGCTGTATATGCTGATCGGAAGGATAGCCTTCAGAGCTATAACTACTTCTTCCTTGAGGCTTTGCGACAGCAGGATATGGGCAATCTCACGGCAGCTTTCGACCTTCTGCGTCATGCGCACGACCTCAATCCACAGGCTCCAGAGGTTTATTATCAGCTGGCTGGCTATTATGTGGACATGAAGAATGATGCACTGGCACGTGAATACTTCGAGAAGGCAGCAAGTCTTGACCCTGAAAATTCAACCTATCAGGAGAAATTGGGACAGCTCTATGTGACGCAGAAAGACTATCCTAATGCCATCAAAGCCTACGAACGGCTTTATTCTTCTAATAAGACGCGCTCTGATGTGCTGCAACTTCTCTATCAACTCTACGGCTCACAAAATGATTTCAAGATGATGATTAGTACCTTGGAACGTCTGGAGACGGTGGAGGGAACCAACGAGCAGATTTCACTCAGCAAGATGCAAATCTACGAGCAGATGGGAGAAAAGCGCAAGGAGTACGATGAGTTGAAGGCACTCGTTGACAGTCATCCGCTCGATCTCAACTATCGTGTGATGTTCGGAAACTGGCTTTTGCAGAATGGAAAGAAGAAGGAAGCCCTCCAGAAGTACCATGATGTGCTGAAGGAAGACCCTGATAACTCGCTTGCCAAGCTCTCCATGATGGATTATTACAATAATATCGGTGATAAGACAACCGTAAAAACAATCCTACAGGAACTGCTGCAATCATCCAAGACAGAGCAGAATACAAAGATGGAGTTACTTCGTCAGGTAATTACAAGCAGTCAGAAAGACAATAATCCAGATAGTACCGAAGTCATGCGGCTCTTCTCTGTTGCACTGGTTGGTCCACAGCAAGATGCTGATATCCTCATGCTTAAGGCTGCATACATGATACTTCGTAAGAAGCCGAAGGCTGAAATCAATCGTATCTATGAGCAGGCTATTGAGGTAGAACCCGACAATTCGCGTGCAAGGGCTGCCCTTATCCAGAATATCTGGGAGACGGAGGATTACGACAAGGTAATCGCTATCTGCCGTCCGGCAATAGAATACAATCCAGATGAGATGGCTTTCTATTACTTCCAGGGTATGGCACAGTTCCAGAAGCATGATATTGATGCCGCACTGGAGACTTTCCGGAAAGGAGTAGGGCAGATAAAGCCGGACAGCAACCCTGATATTGTGTCGGATTTTTATGCCATCATGGGTGATATTCTCCACGAGAAAGGGCGCAACGATGAGGCTTTCCAGGCTTATGACAGCTGTCTGCAGTGGAAACCTGACAATACAGCGGCACTGAACAACTATGCTTATTACCTCAGTGTGGAGAACAAGAACCTCACGAAGGCTGAGCAGATGAGCTACAAGACTATCAAGGCAGAGCCGGAAAACAGCACCTTCCTCGATACTTATGCATGGATTCTCTTCCAGCAGAAGCGTTACGAGGAGGCAAAGATATACATTGAACAGGCAATCCGTAGCGACTCAACACTCAGCGGAGTTGTCAAGGAACATGCCGGTGATATCTATGCACAGACCGGCGATATGGAGAAAGCTCTTGACTATTGGCAGCAGTCGCTCAAAGGAGGTAACGAGAGTGCGACGCTGAAGAAGAAGATACAACTAAAGAAATACATAGCAGAATGAAGAAGACAAAGATATTACTCGCAAGCATGGCAGTCCTTTTACTGGCAGCATGCGGTACAAAGAGGGCTGTGGTGAAGCAGCGTCCTGTGCCGGACAGCAAGCCTTCCCAGCAGGCGACTCCTGCCGAAAAGGAGAATAAAATACATAGCCTTGCTGTTATGCAGCGCATAGCAGACAACGCTCTCTATCAGAAGAACCTCGTCTCAAATCTTACTTTCACGCTTAACGACGGGCGCAAGGACATTAGTGTGCCGGGCATCCTACGTATGCGTAAGGATGAGGTAATCCGTCTGCAGCTGCTGATTCCGATTCTTCGCAGTGAGGTTGGACGCATCGAGTTTGCAAAGGATTACGTGCTTTTCATCGACCGTATGCATAAGCAGTATGTAAAGGCAAGCTACGATGAAGTGGCTTTCCTGCGTAACAATGGTATCAACTTCTATTCTTTGCAATCGCTCTTCTGGAACCAACTGCTCATCCCTCGTCAGCAGAAAGTGAGTGAGGCTGACCTTTCACAGTTTACGGTTGATGACAGCAAGGCACAGCGGGATGGCTCTACCAGAATTAGTTTGAAAGACGGAAAGATGGACTATAGCTGGTCGGTGAATCCTCTGAACAGTCATATTGTCCTTGCCGCTATCACCTACAACAGCAATTCAAATAGTGCTTCAAGGCTCTCATGGTCCTACGGTGACTTCAAGGCGTTCGGTTCCAAGCAGTTTCCTGCCAGCCAGTCTTTGACCATTAATACGCCGGCTATCGGTCAGAAACCGGCAAAGACACTCAAGGCAAGTTTTGAACTTGAAGGCTTCAGCGATGCCGGTGACTGGGAAATTGCCACAACTCCTTCAGATAAGTACACAAAAGTAAGTGTAGAGGAAATCCTCGGTAAATTAATGAACTTTTAAATGAAACGTCTTTTTCTATTATTCATATTGTCTACAATGTGTATGCTGACAACCTTCGCACAGCATACAAGGAAACACAAGGCACGGCAGAAAGCGGCTGTCGTTCAGCATGTAGAGTCGAAGACTTCGGCTAAAAACAAGGGCAGGAAGACTGTAAAGGCATCGCGTAATACGAGAACTGCAACGCCTGTGACCACTGCGAAAGGAAAGAGGCAGGCTGTTGAGAAAGTGCTGCCACAACTGCAGCAAAAAGGTAAGCAGCCGCAGCAAAAGACCAATCTGCCGCAGCAAAAGGGTAAGCAACCACAGGTAAAAGACAGACAGCAGCCACAGGTAAAAGGCAGACAGCAGCCACAGGCAAAGACCCAACAGTCTATTCGTGGCAAAGCGGCTGTGCGCAATGCTCATGCAGGTAAGAAAGGAGCAAAGGGACCATTTTATGTGACAACCGAAGAAATCAAGGGACTGCAGTTGCAGAACCAGAAGCTACAGCAGGAGATTTCAGAGCACGAGGAAGAGATGAAAGTAAAGCAGAAGGACGTTGACGACCGTCTGCAGAAGATTGTACGCCTCGATACGGAAATCGGTCAGCACCAGAGAACGATTGACACGATAGCCACGGACATCAAGGGCTTGGATTCGAATATTGGTATATTGAAAGGTCAGCTTGCCTCCCTTGAAGCACAGCTGGGCGAACGTCGTGCCCGTTTCATCCGTTCCATGCGTTATATGGCACGCCATCGCAGTATTCAGGATAAGCTGATGTTCGTTTTCTCAGCAAAGAGTCTGACACAGATGTACCGTCGCCTTCGTTTTGTCCGTGAGTATGCAGCCTATCAGCGTGCACAGGGCGAACAGCTGAAAGCCAAGCAGATGCAGGTGGATGAGAAGCATTCACAGTTGAAGCAGGTGCGTGTTGACAAGAGTAATCTTCTTTATAAGGACCGTCAGGTTCATGCTCAGATGGAGCGTAAACGTGTTGAACAGCAGACTGTTGTGGCATCGCTGCAGAACGACCAGAAGGTGTTGCAGGGCGTGATAACACAGCGTCGCCAGCAGCAACAGGCACTGAATGCACAGATTGACCGGCTCATTCAGATTGAAATACAGAAGGCACGTGAACGTGCCATTGCAGAAGCCAAGGCACAGGCTGCTGCCCGTGCTGCCGCTGCCAAGAAGCGTGCGGAGGAACTGGCACGCAAGAAGGCTGCCGCCGAAGCCGCTGCCCGTGAGAATGCCCGCCGTATTGCCGAGGCTAAGGAGCGTGAGGAGAGAGCCAAAGCTGCTGCCCGTGCTGCTGCTGAGGCAGCTGAGAAAGCCCGTCAGGAAGCTGCTGCCCGTGCTGCCGCTGCCCGTGCTGCCGCTGAGAAAGCCCGCCAGGAAGCATTGCAGAAGGAACGTGCTGCGGCACGTGAGCGTGCTATCCGCAAGGCTGAAGCGCAGGAGGCAGCTGCCAAGGCTGCCCAGGTACAGGCTGAAGCCCGTGCTGCAGCCGAGAAAGCCCGTGCCGACCAGGTGGCACGTGAGGCTGAGGCTAACCGTGTGGCTGTCGAGCGAAAGGCTGATGCCGACCGTGAACGTGCTGCCCGTGAGGCGGCTGCAGCGAGGGCATCGGCTGCAGAAAGCAATGATATGCTTAGCTCTGCCGACCGTGCCATAACAGGTAACTTTGCCAATAACCGTGGTAGGTTGCCGATGCCGTTGTCGGGAAAGATAGTCAGTCATTTCGGTCAGTATAACGTGGCTGGTATGTCAAACATCCGCCTGAACAATGACGGTATCAATATCAAGGGTGCTCCGGGCAGTGCTGTGCGCAGTGTCTTCATGGGCGAGGTGAGCGGTGTGTTCATGGCAGGTGGTATGAGTGTCGTGATGGTTCGTCATGGTATTTATATCTCCGTCTATGCCAACCTCGGTTCTGTAAGCGTCAGCAAGGGACAGAAGGTGGGTACTGGACAGACCATCGGAACGGTCGGGAAGACTGGTATCCTCCAGTTCCAGCTGCGTAAGGAGACTGCGAAGCTGAATCCGGAGCAGTGGTTGCGCTGATTGGATAGACGTATTATATATTAATAATGTGGGCTCATTGAGTCTTGAACAACGATAATGCTCTTTGTTGTTTG of Prevotella fusca JCM 17724 contains these proteins:
- the dut gene encoding dUTP diphosphatase, with the protein product MTQIKVINKGHQELPVYATSQSAGMDLRANIDTPIVLQPMERRLVPTGLYIALPVGFEAQVRPRSGLALKHGLTVLNSPGTIDADYRGEIMVLLINFSNEPFPINDGERIAQMVIARHEQAEFVEVETLDETERGEGGYGHTGVK
- a CDS encoding murein hydrolase activator EnvC family protein; this encodes MKRLFLLFILSTMCMLTTFAQHTRKHKARQKAAVVQHVESKTSAKNKGRKTVKASRNTRTATPVTTAKGKRQAVEKVLPQLQQKGKQPQQKTNLPQQKGKQPQVKDRQQPQVKGRQQPQAKTQQSIRGKAAVRNAHAGKKGAKGPFYVTTEEIKGLQLQNQKLQQEISEHEEEMKVKQKDVDDRLQKIVRLDTEIGQHQRTIDTIATDIKGLDSNIGILKGQLASLEAQLGERRARFIRSMRYMARHRSIQDKLMFVFSAKSLTQMYRRLRFVREYAAYQRAQGEQLKAKQMQVDEKHSQLKQVRVDKSNLLYKDRQVHAQMERKRVEQQTVVASLQNDQKVLQGVITQRRQQQQALNAQIDRLIQIEIQKARERAIAEAKAQAAARAAAAKKRAEELARKKAAAEAAARENARRIAEAKEREERAKAAARAAAEAAEKARQEAAARAAAARAAAEKARQEALQKERAAARERAIRKAEAQEAAAKAAQVQAEARAAAEKARADQVAREAEANRVAVERKADADRERAAREAAAARASAAESNDMLSSADRAITGNFANNRGRLPMPLSGKIVSHFGQYNVAGMSNIRLNNDGINIKGAPGSAVRSVFMGEVSGVFMAGGMSVVMVRHGIYISVYANLGSVSVSKGQKVGTGQTIGTVGKTGILQFQLRKETAKLNPEQWLR
- a CDS encoding DUF4292 domain-containing protein, with protein sequence MKKTKILLASMAVLLLAACGTKRAVVKQRPVPDSKPSQQATPAEKENKIHSLAVMQRIADNALYQKNLVSNLTFTLNDGRKDISVPGILRMRKDEVIRLQLLIPILRSEVGRIEFAKDYVLFIDRMHKQYVKASYDEVAFLRNNGINFYSLQSLFWNQLLIPRQQKVSEADLSQFTVDDSKAQRDGSTRISLKDGKMDYSWSVNPLNSHIVLAAITYNSNSNSASRLSWSYGDFKAFGSKQFPASQSLTINTPAIGQKPAKTLKASFELEGFSDAGDWEIATTPSDKYTKVSVEEILGKLMNF
- a CDS encoding tetratricopeptide repeat protein, which produces MFDNVILKGTKMRHTLLALALLGGSLAVYADRKDSLQSYNYFFLEALRQQDMGNLTAAFDLLRHAHDLNPQAPEVYYQLAGYYVDMKNDALAREYFEKAASLDPENSTYQEKLGQLYVTQKDYPNAIKAYERLYSSNKTRSDVLQLLYQLYGSQNDFKMMISTLERLETVEGTNEQISLSKMQIYEQMGEKRKEYDELKALVDSHPLDLNYRVMFGNWLLQNGKKKEALQKYHDVLKEDPDNSLAKLSMMDYYNNIGDKTTVKTILQELLQSSKTEQNTKMELLRQVITSSQKDNNPDSTEVMRLFSVALVGPQQDADILMLKAAYMILRKKPKAEINRIYEQAIEVEPDNSRARAALIQNIWETEDYDKVIAICRPAIEYNPDEMAFYYFQGMAQFQKHDIDAALETFRKGVGQIKPDSNPDIVSDFYAIMGDILHEKGRNDEAFQAYDSCLQWKPDNTAALNNYAYYLSVENKNLTKAEQMSYKTIKAEPENSTFLDTYAWILFQQKRYEEAKIYIEQAIRSDSTLSGVVKEHAGDIYAQTGDMEKALDYWQQSLKGGNESATLKKKIQLKKYIAE